From the Acidobacteriota bacterium genome, one window contains:
- a CDS encoding helix-turn-helix domain-containing protein, translating to MPGNKRKRLEAKGWKIGDAKEFLGLSPEEEAYVEIKLRLSESFRAQRLRRKMTQSDAAKLLNSSQSRVAKMEAGDSSVSLDLLVRSILALGVSGKGLIQCLARRKTSHAA from the coding sequence ATGCCTGGCAATAAGAGAAAACGACTTGAAGCGAAAGGATGGAAGATTGGAGATGCCAAAGAGTTTCTTGGGCTCTCCCCGGAAGAGGAAGCCTATGTAGAAATCAAGCTCAGGCTTTCCGAGAGTTTTCGTGCTCAGCGGCTGCGCCGCAAAATGACGCAATCTGATGCTGCGAAGCTTTTAAACTCCAGCCAATCTCGGGTTGCCAAAATGGAGGCCGGCGATAGTTCTGTATCTCTGGATCTGCTTGTTCGTTCGATTCTCGCTCTTGGGGTTTCCGGCAAAGGGCTGATTCAATGTCTTGCACGGCGAAAAACATCTCATGCTGCCTGA
- a CDS encoding type II toxin-antitoxin system RelE/ParE family toxin, translating into MATNDKPLVWLSSAVKSPPFSKDARLEAGFLLRRLQRGQMLEMPHSRPMSVIGERCHELRVVDVDKTWRIIYRVDPDAVVILDVFSKKTRTTPQSVIERSRRRLRDYDDAWQ; encoded by the coding sequence ATGGCTACGAACGACAAGCCTCTTGTCTGGTTGAGCTCGGCTGTAAAATCGCCTCCCTTTTCCAAGGATGCAAGGCTTGAGGCCGGGTTCCTGCTGAGGAGGCTTCAAAGAGGCCAAATGCTCGAAATGCCGCATTCACGGCCAATGTCGGTTATTGGAGAGCGTTGTCATGAGCTGAGAGTGGTCGATGTCGATAAGACCTGGCGAATTATTTATCGCGTTGATCCCGACGCCGTTGTGATTCTGGATGTCTTCAGCAAGAAGACTCGAACCACTCCACAATCGGTGATTGAGCGATCAAGAAGGAGATTGCGGGATTATGACGATGCCTGGCAATAA
- a CDS encoding esterase, which translates to MTRHRFLPLMFSALLVLSALGQSGLFAQAPPKMAPAVKSPEVHPDGRVTLRIHAPEAKTIGLSASDVLGMGGSAPAFAKKEDGVWEATIGPLEPGSFRYTFTVDGVAVVDPRNPAVSESNANAWSLAYVPGAAFMDAAQVPHGAVAAVHYYSTALGRHRRMHVYTPPGYEAGKGKFPVFYLLHGAMDCDHSWSSVGRAGFILDNLIAAKKALPMIVVMPAGHTSSDFRMGAPGDMVDAFAADFVKDIVPLVESRYRVAPGRRNRAIAGLSMGGLQTLEIAIGDLSRYAYIGVFSSGVFSMGAKPKAGAPAAAPAPDWEEQHKAALSDAALRKDLRLLWFATGSDDFLIETTKSTVAMLQKHGFTPVFKETGGGHTWENWREYLGEFAPQLFR; encoded by the coding sequence ATGACCCGACACAGATTTCTCCCCCTGATGTTTTCCGCTTTGCTGGTCCTGTCCGCGCTCGGGCAGTCCGGACTGTTCGCCCAGGCGCCGCCCAAGATGGCGCCGGCGGTGAAGTCCCCCGAGGTGCACCCCGACGGGAGGGTGACGCTGCGGATCCACGCCCCCGAGGCCAAAACCATCGGCCTTTCGGCCAGCGACGTTCTCGGCATGGGGGGGAGCGCCCCCGCCTTCGCCAAAAAGGAGGACGGCGTCTGGGAGGCCACCATCGGGCCCCTCGAGCCGGGATCTTTCCGCTATACCTTCACGGTGGACGGCGTCGCGGTGGTCGACCCCCGCAACCCCGCCGTGAGCGAATCGAACGCGAACGCCTGGAGCCTCGCCTACGTCCCGGGGGCCGCCTTCATGGACGCGGCGCAGGTCCCCCACGGGGCGGTCGCGGCCGTCCACTACTACTCGACCGCCCTGGGCCGCCACCGGCGGATGCACGTCTACACCCCGCCGGGCTACGAAGCGGGGAAGGGGAAGTTCCCCGTCTTCTACCTGCTGCACGGGGCGATGGACTGCGACCACTCCTGGTCCTCGGTCGGCCGCGCCGGCTTCATCCTCGACAACCTGATCGCGGCGAAAAAGGCCCTGCCGATGATCGTCGTCATGCCCGCCGGGCATACCTCGTCCGACTTCCGCATGGGGGCGCCGGGCGACATGGTCGACGCCTTCGCCGCCGATTTCGTGAAGGACATCGTCCCATTGGTGGAAAGCCGGTACCGGGTGGCACCGGGAAGGCGGAACCGGGCGATCGCGGGGCTTTCGATGGGCGGGCTGCAGACGCTCGAGATCGCGATCGGCGACCTCTCCCGCTACGCCTACATCGGGGTGTTCAGCTCGGGCGTCTTCAGCATGGGGGCCAAGCCGAAAGCGGGCGCGCCCGCCGCGGCCCCGGCCCCGGACTGGGAGGAGCAGCACAAGGCCGCGCTCAGCGACGCCGCGCTCAGGAAGGATCTGCGCCTCCTCTGGTTCGCCACCGGCTCGGACGATTTTCTGATCGAGACGACGAAGAGCACCGTGGCGATGCTCCAGAAGCACGGTTTCACCCCGGTCTTCAAGGAGACGGGGGGCGGGCACACCTGGGAAAACTGGCGCGAGTACCTCGGCGAGTTCGCGCCGCAGCTA